AGGCGATAAGGTTTACTTGGTCTCTGATTAGTCTGATTGAAATTAGACCTATGTACAATCtttcgaatttaaaatttgactTATTACGTTGAAGCTAGAActagtattaataaaacatgCGTTCTCCTCTGTTTTatcataaagaaatataaattgttttatacaGTTCatgtaataataagtaattgatatccaatatattatgtacttaatgttatatttaacccacgCACCGTCGAGGAAATAACTGCCTAATAAGATTATCTACCAATGCttacatacctactaataaGGGTTAATAATCTTTGcgtggtaggtacctacataaagttacttattatttactagaATGGCCTCTGCTCAAATTATTAGACTTTACTTAATTATGCAGTTAGAAACTGGAATCCTTACCAATTtatataccaataaatttaaatgaagaatatttatcgctcttttaaatagattaaacgtttaaattatttatttgctaggAATGAAGTTAAAATCAAAAGAGGTAAGAAAAGAtagaaaaacagtaaaaaagtaaatttgtCTCTAATTTCAGACGGACGTAATTGAAGTACTCGAGGCGTTAAAGACCACAAAAGCATCCGGCCTTATTATATGGGGAAGTTCAAATGATGTAAGTCAAGATGACAAATGTAATGAACTTTATAACTACGTAGAAAATACATTGGGGCCGATTATCAAGAGATatatacaacaaataaataggATATTCGACGAAACAAAGCAGGTTGATGTcgaaaattatgatgatgaagataataatACTGTAGTTAGTACAACTGATACAACTACGACAGTTCAAACAACTTTGAAAGAAACTGCTGAAACAACTACAATTGGggctttacaaataaaaatggatTTAGGCTTCGCTGTATTACCACAAagcaatattattgaaaatatatcaCACAGTGAAATGAGTAATGATAACAAGACTGATAACAGTAATATGAATTCAATAACTCATAATGAAAAATCCTTCTGGGATATAGTGACAAACCcgtttaattttgaaaaagtaaataataaacacacagtTAGAAGTGTGCAGAATATAGAAAATTCAAAAGgcttagaaaataatattttaaatttatataccgAAAAAGCAGAAATATTTGATATGACTTCTAATGAGAAAAACTCTATTTCTATGGATGTTTCAACTACAGAAATGATTGTAAcagaaaatgtaataaatgagGTTTTAGATACAAAAAGTGATGAGTTTGTTATGATAGTTGaaaatactaattattttaatcatgcAACAACAGAAAGCATTGCAAACCTTAATTTAAATGACATAGAAGATGATTTCATTTCTGCAGCAGAAAATTTGACCCCATCAGACGCTTTTACTATAACATCAACAGATAGCTCAGagaactttattattatcagcGATGACATCAAAAACGAGTTAGTAACTTCAGCGATTAATTTGACTTAATTACAAATATTGGTAAATGATAGTGACCCTAATTTGATCGCTGAAATTGTTATCGAAATAAATAGGCACTTCGATAAAGTTACGATGAAGACGTCATctgatttttaaaagaaaaacactaCAAATTAATGTTGGTTtaatactaaacaaaaaaaaagctaacCAAACTATTGGATTTATTGAAAGTGATTGTATGGTGGGAGTGATAATATATCGAAAGAAAATCGTCAGTTTGCGATCCTCCTTGTTTTTGTAATTGACATCATGGTTGCATTTTGAGTATTGAttgcgttttaaattattaggcaTTTTTGCCGCCTTGTCGGgaataatattgttttcattacttattttatacccACCGATAATTTTCATTTAAGATACAAACTGCATTTTACCTGTGACCTGCTTGGCTCATCGACTCTAATAAATTCCAGGagattcaaaataatattactttcattgaggaattttttttttatgaggtcttgtatatattttaaatggacTGTTAGCTAGGTGCATCGGTTGAAATCACTTCGTACGAATCTGGGGAATATAAACTACTTAAACATGGAACGATGATCAGATCAATTCAGCAGCTTTCATAGATTTAAATCTATCACAGAGACAATAAATCTACCTGTAAGCCATTTTCTTTGATAatgtattaagttttttttttttttaactggtgTTCTTAATTAGAATAATATCCTTTACCACAGATTAGTGCTGGGTATCGTTGGCTggctatgtatattataactagttGAACAGTATTgtttgactgactgacttatgAAGAAGTCTCTTCATACGTGTGGACTCCGTCCGAATCGTCGTATCTGGAAAATAGCTCTGCCACTACGAGCTACTCTCTAGATTTTAGTATTTCGACGCGTTGATTATACCTGCGAGTAGATTCACACCCGGTTAATTTTGTTCTTTGGCAGgccgatttaaataaacatactttatTTCTAATACTCAATTGTGCTGAAATGTGCCAACACGCATATAGGTACCTTTATATTTCGTCTAAGATAGGTTTACTGATTAGCTACCAAAACAACACCGGccgttattattttacctcttttCCTACAATAGGCTATTAATATATCTCGAATTGCTAAATTTCATAGATTCAAGTTAACTCGGTTACGTTAAATTATggtttaacttatttatttatgaaccaATCGGAAATGGAAGCAGGAATCCAGTGTGCCAaacaggtttaaaaaaatgttgtttattgtataataaatgttgtttgttgtatgtatatagtttttttataagttgatagaattataaaaggttttgtcacaagttttattgttttctttcaCAGAACCCAAATCCCAATTTGTTTTGGTAACTTCAGTGggggttttaaaataaaaatacactttgaAAGGCTGTAACATTTAATTGCGTTTAAAAAGAGACTGTAAAAATATCTCTATTTTCACCAGTTTGTTAATTCTGGTATTCATTACAAGATTCAACTTTATTTCTCAAGTCTTTAATGAAAAATGACCTTAATACACGGACAGACAGGGCGATACAAAACTAATCCACCAACTCGTACTATGGGTTCCAAATTTCTATAATTAGGTGCCGAACTCAATAGCACCTTCAACCCGGTATGGGTACCTAAGAATTTAAGTGTACAACTTCATCAACATGTCAGTGACAAGGGAGGGAAAACCAACCAAAAccaaaaaataggaaaaaacaaatgagtttttgaatatatatatattctatatataataaatgtgaaattggAACTCCTAAACACGGTGGAGATATTTGAGATCAAAGTAGTCAGTAcgacaaatataataagtaagtaagtacctaatCCTCATCATCCCTCATCATATACCTGTAGCCTCTAACAGTCCACACTAGTTAAACTCTCTCCCAACGGGAGCGTCTGCTCTTGATCACCGAGTTTCTGGGTTCGTTATTCGTTCGTtcgcataatataatattttttaatatactacgacaatacacacatcgccatctagccccaaagtaagcttagcttgtgttatggttactaagatgactgatgaatatttttatgaattatatatacataaatacttggaaaatacatataaacacccagacactggaaaacacttatgctcatcacacaaacatttttccagttgtgggaatcgaacccacggccctggactcggaaagcagggtcgctgcccactgcgccagtctgccgTCGAAATATGCATACCTTCATAAAGGCAAAAAGTTAGTATGAGAAACTTATCAGAAGCCTGTACTCAAACGAGGTCGCTAACTCGCTAGTAGGTACCGAATATAAAAATGTGTGAAATTACATGACTATTCTGACGAAACACGCTATTAGGCTATTTCATAAAGCACTTGTTTTTATAGCAATAACTGACCAACCAAATACTTTTAGACAAAGAACAGTGTACAGTTCTTTGATTAAAGGTGACATAAATACGCAATGACAACCATGGCAGTTGATAAAATGGGGTCACGGATTACTTTAGCAAATAGGTTACATTCCTACTCCAAGGATTTAAAATTAGTAAGGGTTGTTAAATAgcttttaggttttttttttaaataagtagtaaTAGTTGACGaacaaagcagatggcccacctgatggtaagtggaaaacaatggCCCATAAGCAACACTtcgaagggcatgcaaggaacacgtcctacaaagtgccaccctggGTCCATCAATGACGTAGATGTTAAGCTTCAGactgaaacacagcattgcaacaatgctgtgttAGCatgcatggtggtagtacttctccTTACGACgtctgtcgcaaaaagctccactactacttgcttacaatcagtggcgtgcatagagggtatgcacagggtatgcagatgatataaaatgaagaaaatcgtcagtacgagttctaaaaaacttaaggataggtattgtaagagttataaaaagcgtacccttaagtatttataacacgtaattgatattttcttaattttatatcatctgcatactctgtgcgtaccctctatgcacgccactgcttacaaTCTAGACTGATAGCAAATTTTCTTTGCAAATCGGAgagctcttttttttattattctataagttagcccttgacagaaATATCACGTGGTGGTAcctaaatgatgatgcagctcaagatggtagcgggctaacctgttagggagtatggtagtgatacccctaatcggcttctacgcgacatcgcaccggaacactaaatcgcttagcggtgtTCTTTGTCGGATGGcgttctttgtcggtagcgtgataactagccacggccaaagcctcccgccagaccagaccaaattcggcaattataaatttccaaaatgcCCCTGCTGagaatcgaacacgggacctcctgcttaaattcacagcgctcccCGTTACGCCACGGAGATCGCTACATATTATCACTAACTCGGTACCTAAACCGCTACTTCAACGTAGATAATAACTAATAGGCTATGTGTTAATGTTTTccttaatatgtatttattagattatatgGAAAAAACAAGCAACTGTAAAATAACGTACtgtaattaaaagtatattgTACGGTAGGTACTCTATTGTACTCTATTATACacaaaagtgtatttattttgtttcattttatcgGATCGCGCCGCATATActgtatttattcaaattaaacatcatcatcatcaaatcaaccgattgaagtccactgctggcagtggcgtgcacttcatacatgcacaaaagcattgcataccctcaaaattttgtattactcataaaagggatggatttttccattttatgccattttccttctttatgcataccgtGGTCAAAAACCCACTGACTGCTGGCCATATtctgtagggcgttccaaactacACGTTTCTGGGCCGCCcttatcgtctgtccacctggtggggggtcgaccaacgctgcgtttaccggtacggGGTTGACAGTCCAACACTTTGGAAACTATCACaacaacgtccatcggttctccgaggtatgtgccccgcccattgccacttcagctatgtcggtaactctagttttttgaaatttgatctatctaactggatcgtgtgacTGACCGATCTCGCCACgataaccgtctggtactcccattttgcaGGACAGAGTTCGTCGGTAACTCTTCAATTTGTATGGcgtaaaagtcaatcccttcccatatttacGAGTAAGTGTCGTCTGAAAGCCTATGAGTAGAGTAATTTTAACAAATGTCTTCGTTAaggtgtattatttgtattttggtgtgtatgtatgtctatatatttttgaataaatatatatatatatatttgcactATCCCACTCTCTTACAGCTGTTATTTACTGTAAGTGGTTGCCGGTAAGAGATTGCTTTCAGTAAAAAGGCTGGCTGCCTTTGCATCCCTataacttctttattttattcatattttcttgtgtgtgtgcaataaagtatttcatcATCTTCTGCTTCTTCTCTTAAGTCTAAATCTATCTAATCTAGAGTAGTGTGTCCCTTTGAAACATACAAACGTACCTAGCGACTCTTTGCTTGGCTTGCCTATGTACGgaattgtaggtacctacatcgTAAGACtgagactttgactttgactttgttaaaCGTGtctcaaataatatttattagttaaggGATATGGAAACGGGAAAACCATAATTAATATCGTCCAGATAggcttataatataatgtattacaTTATAAACGCCAGTATCAAAGTGTACTTGCTACGAGTAAAGAGGAAATTGTAATAAAGCTAAACCTAATATAgcaaatttatttgaattataataatgataatatcattattttgGACATTTATCATGGCGGTTAGCGCGGTACATTGCGGTTTTGTTAGGTACGTATAATTACCGAATTAAATTTATCGTTCGGTTTATATCGGTTTATATGCGTTTGCAATtatcattaagcttaatttgctattttccgcgaaaaggattttttttttcaatctttatattccagaccaaacagatctttagcACTATCTACGTTTTAGTAACTATTCTGGCCTCTTTTGGCCAATGAGCCCCAGTCACCCTTCCCGAAATTGCGAAGACTTTCTTCGCTTCTTGCGGGATTGGTGCATAAGGCATAATCAGCTTGCCAATCGTAGTT
This sequence is a window from Pararge aegeria chromosome 1, ilParAegt1.1, whole genome shotgun sequence. Protein-coding genes within it:
- the LOC120626112 gene encoding hyaluronidase-like — encoded protein: MLLFLFFVLVCCAVKCDYVSNNYYIIEMPEAEVPRDYNTPFKVYWNVPTRQCVSRNVIFDNLEKFGIIQNQNDTFDGGRITIMYDPGLFPAIFKADSGKYRYRNGGVPQQGNLELHLTAFRESLNKSIPNPDFNGVGIIDFESWRPIFRQQFGTLTPYIDLSMNIEKRRHWWWPASWQKMEATKRFEDAARVFMQTTLSIAKQMRPRAIWGYYAFPYCFNIANNNVENCSDIIKGENDKIYWLWAESTALYPSVYSSANLSTSQLGALVRGRITEANRVKKAGTLVLPYFWFRYRDAGFMSETDVIEVLEALKTTKASGLIIWGSSNDVSQDDKCNELYNYVENTLGPIIKRYIQQINRIFDETKQVDVENYDDEDNNTVVSTTDTTTTVQTTLKETAETTTIGALQIKMDLGFAVLPQSNIIENISHSEMSNDNKTDNSNMNSITHNEKSFWDIVTNPFNFEKVNNKHTVRSVQNIENSKGLENNILNLYTEKAEIFDMTSNEKNSISMDVSTTEMIVTENVINEVLDTKSDEFVMIVENTNYFNHATTESIANLNLNDIEDDFISAAENLTPSDAFTITSTDSSENFIIISDDIKNELVTSAINLT